One genomic window of Plasmodium coatneyi strain Hackeri chromosome 12, complete sequence includes the following:
- a CDS encoding SICA antigen yields MSKEEEVKEGSKKEEGRWLGILEGKEEGQDDAVEEIEEEEEEEEAGKVQEENGNKDKEDPRLHSSCPPLTMSNPGKKSLNLQQKRLIPNKKNHPLLLVFLKMVLKNLLKLLYWYFGMLGKNRRRYKRAYQARSPSLEQQIVDHLDQDDAPREYYIVKERKPRSTPIKRRKKHAGHRRAGVRRRMIIDIHLEILDECQKGDLHWTKEDFFEILVQEFMGSEFIKEEDFAPKEVVPRECDTKERVLSSDSGFREGTLCS; encoded by the exons AGGAGGAGGGGCAAGACGACGCAGTAgaagaaattgaagaagaggaggaagaagaagaagcaggaaAGGTGCAGGAAGAGAACGGGAACAAAGATAAGGAAGATCCac GGTTGCACTCCTCAtgtccacccctaacaatgtCCAACCCTGGT AAGAAGTCTCTAAACCTGCAGCAGAAGAGACTAATTCCAAACAAGAAGAACCACCCGCTGCTCCTGGTCTTCCTGAAGATGGTCCTCAAAAATCTGCTGAAACTGCTGTACTGG tacttTGGTATGCTTGGTAAAAATAGAAGACGTTACAAAAGAGCTTATCAAGCACGTagtccctccttagaacagcagattgttgaccatTTGGACCAGGATGATGCTCCACgtgaatattacattgtaaaggaacgcaaacctcgttctacgcctataaaaaggaggaaaaaacatgcCGGCCATCGCCGTGctggtgtacgtcgccgcatgattattgatattcatttagaaatcttagacgaatgtcaaaaaggggacctgcattggacgaaggaagactttttcgaaattttggttcaagaatttatgggaagcgaatttataaaggaggaagactttgctccaaaggaagttgttcctaGGGAATGTGATACTAAGGAACGGGTTctaagttcagattccgggtttagggaaggaacactttgttcctaa
- a CDS encoding KIR protein, whose protein sequence is MSETGPTVIFPRSLPSESNFLGTFNNDRIDNCDSSGGGAEKLGGTLRTALKTEYPVLSGSEEKITKAYCTACQWNQLSYYKREPCYFYYYWVGREFRNALNGRQLSDLLKKIYETLGNAVTGKKCEIIYKDVQRDIFNNREKIFHYSLDYSIVEKGLKAGNPNCDLSWSTYRSGVLSACTAVRGNCKTGPNVSGQYCKEFEAQYGAYCDIAKVIELYCKTSNDIETVRTQNEACSSDRQKLTQEKSALQSAQERIESEAKTASLQAEANLNKATTNATISSILGTLATIGAPFLLYKYKPWSSLFGNHSKGRRRGKRSAGSEIDTFTEASRTNSILDASENSTVRSAAYTRQATRESEKTNNNNTRGRGMVGYQNM, encoded by the exons ATGTCAGAAACAGGACCAACg gTTATATTTCCAAGAAGTTTACCTTCAGAATCCAATTTCCTGGGAACCTTCAATAATGATCGTATAGACAATTGTGACAGCAGTGGTGGAGGCGCCGAAAAATTGGGAGGAACATTAAGGACTGCACTGAAAACTGAGTACCCTGTACTTTCTGGTTCCGAGGAAAAGATCACAAAGGCCTATTGTACCGCATGTCAATGGAATCAGCTCTCTTACTACAAGAGGGAACCCTGCTATTTCTATTACTATTGGGTGGGACGTGAATTCCGGAACGCCCTAAATGGTAGGCAGTTATCAGACCttctgaagaaaatttacgaaACGCTGGGAAATGCTGTCACTGGTAAGAAATgtgaaattatatataaggatGTTCAAAGggatatttttaataatagggaaaaaatattccattaTTCCTTAGATTATAGTATTGTAGAAAAGGGTTTAAAGGCAGGTAATCCCAATTGTGATCTGAGTTGGTCGACTTACCGGAGTGGTGTTCTTTCAGCGTGCACGGCTGTAAGAGGAAATTGTAAAACGGGACCCAATGTAAGTGGTCAATATTGTAAAGAGTTCGAAGCGCAGTACGGGGCATATTGTGATATAGCGAAAGTGATAGAACTGTACTGTAAAACATCAAATGATATCGAAACAGTAAGAACACAAAATGAAGCATGTTCCAGTGACAGGCAAAAACTGACGCAAGAGAAATCTGCATTACAATCTGCACAAGAAAGAATAGAGTCTGAAGCAAAAACGGCATCCCTTCAAGCAGAGGCAAACTTAAATAAAGCCACCACCAATGCAACCATCTCTTCTATCCTTGGTACGTTAGCAACAATTGGCGCTCCtttcttattatacaaa tataaaccatggtcttctttgtttggtaaccattcaaagggaagaagaagaggaaaaagatctGCCGGAAGTGAAATCGACACCTTTACAGAGGCTTCCAGAACAAATTCCATACTGGATGCAAGCGAAAATTCCACAGTACGATCTGCTGCATATACAAGACAGGCGACCagagaaagtgaaaaaacaaataataataatacacggggtcgcgggatggtaggttatcagaacatgtaa